From Pagrus major chromosome 2, Pma_NU_1.0, one genomic window encodes:
- the ankk1 gene encoding ankyrin repeat and protein kinase domain-containing protein 1 — MDCLDGSPGQFRNFKKDDFEAEWIKVAECKFGQVYQVKLKVWREKCALKSFNTTLCPKNFYRRVMDEASDIAKVKFKYIVSVYGLCSEATAVVMEYMSNGSLNSLLASHTLMWPKKFQMIHEVSMGMNFLHSMKPPLLHLNLKTSNILLDDHLHVKISDIGLIRWEEGMSKNLFMENLTARGNISYIPPETFTQCPDPPETTFDVYSFGIVIWEILTQQKPFAGCSITTVILQVSHGKRPCVEIMPDRKPHECDQMISIMQQCWDQDQRKRPQFSDTVRKTEALSEVLKIPGSIKCHKNGDNGHTSKYPWLVSPINKIALPEMSDLPSGQYDNDGVLALLSKKDFGSFRQSVKREHVQTQYSDEKSLLHYTVASRDAESVKHVLNLGAEVNCTTDRGYTPLIIAVLHRLHDIISLLLEHGAATTQGDEDQWTALHFAAQNGDDRTVRLLLDKGAEADAREKAGWMPLHLACQNGHETVVRLLLSRLSEEAVGEREAQGRTPLHLASAYGHLNIAKLLLSQGADPNATDCSLSTALHLSAGEGHNRVVRQLLKSEVNIDTTDSRGYTPLHLAALKGHTGICRQLLSNGASPDSKTLQAWTPMHLAALKGHEATVVQLESQGGCVNARGENGWTPLHLACHQSEPEVVAKLLASKADPNVSEDSEGWTPLHVACTSVSFPSVLHLISHHADVNAVNSGNATPLHLAAQHGCLPIVKALLLNGADRTLLDSSGSTALNVAQRWEKQEIVQLLEK; from the exons ATGGATTGCCTTGACGGATCCCCCGGGCAGTTCAGGAACTTCAAGAAGGACGACTTTGAGGCTGAATGGATTAAGGTGGCAGAATGCAAATTTGGTCAAGTGTACCAGGTCAAGCTGAAGGTCTGGCGGGAAAAATGTGCACTGAAGAGCTTCAACACAACTTTGTGTCCAAAAAACTTTTACAG GAGAGTAATGGACGAGGCATCCGACATAGCCAAAGTGAAATTCAAGTACATCGTGTCCGTCTACGGACTGTGCAGTGAAGCGACTGCTGTGGTGATGGAGTACATGAGTAATGGATCGTTGAACAGTCTCCTAGCCAGTCACACTTTAATGTGGCCAAAGAAGTTCCAGATGATTCATGAGGTGTCCATGGGCATGAATTTCCTCCACAGCATGAAACCTCCACTACTCCATCTTAACCTCAAGACATCCAACATCCTACTAGACGATCATCTCCATGTCAAG ATTTCAGATATTGGTTTAATTCGCTGGGAAGAGGGCATGAGCAAGAACTTGTTCATGGAGAATCTGACAGCAAGAGGGAACATAAGTTACATTCCTCCAGAGACCTTCACTCAGTGCCCCGATCCTCCAGAAACTACCTTTGATGTTTACAG CTTTGGAATTGTGATTTGGGAGATTCTGACACAACAGAAACCATTTGCAG GGTGCAGCATCACCACAGTGATCTTACAGGTGTCACATGGGAAGAGACCCTGTGTGGAGATTATGCCTGATCGGAAGCCCCACGAGTGCGACCAGATGATCAGCATCATGCAGCAGTGCTGGGACCAGGACCAGAGGAAGAGGCCACAGTTCTCAG atACTGTGAGGAAAACGGAGGCTCTGAGTGAAGTCCTGAAGATCCCAGGATCAatcaaatgtcacaaaaatgGCGACAATGGACACACATCGAAATATCCCTGGCTAGTTTCCCCGATAAACAAG atTGCTTTGCCTGAGATGTCTGACCTTCCCTCAG GTCAATATGACAATGATGGTGTTCTTGCTCTGCTGTCAAAAAAAGACTTTGGTAGTTTCAGACAGTCTGTGAAAAGAGAGCACGTACAGACACAGTATTCAGATGAAAAGAGCCTCCTCCACTACACGGTAGCCAGCAGGGATGCAGAGAGTGTCAAGCATGTGCTGAATCTAGGCGCTGAGGTCAACTGCACGACTGACAGAGGTTACACTCCTCTTATCATTGCTGTTCTGCACAG GCTTCATGATATCATCTCTTTGTTACTGGAACATGGAGCAGCTACCACCCAGGGAGATGAGGACCAGTGGACAGCGCTCCATTTTGCTGCCCAGAACGGTGATGACAGGACCGTCCGTCTCCTGTTGGACAAAGGAGCTGAGGCGGATGCCCGGGAAAAAGCTGGTTGGATGCCCCTCCACCTGGCCTGCCAGAATGGCCATGAAACAGTGGTGCGCCTGCTGCTTTCACGGCTGTCGGAGGAAGCAGTCGGAGAACGCGAGGCGCAAGGGAGAACGCCGCTCCACCTAGCCTCCGCCTATGGGCATCTGAACATTGCCAAGCTCCTCCTCTCTCAGGGAGCAGATCCTAACGCTACAGACTGCTCCCTCTCCACTGCTCTTCACTTATCAGCTGGGGAGGGTCATAACAGAGTGGTCAGACAGTTGCTGAAGAGTGAGGTGAATATTGACaccacagacagcagaggataCACTCCACTACACCTGGCTGCTCTGAAGGGTCACACAGGCATATGCAGGCAGCTGTTGTCAAATGGGGCCAGCCCAGACTCCAAGACCCTCCAAGCCTGGACTCCCATGCACCTGGCTGCCCTAAAGGGACACGAAGCTACGGTGGTCCAGCTGGAGAGTCAGGGTGGTTGTGTGAACGCCAGAGGTGAGAATGGTTGGACCCCACTCCACCTCGCCTGCCACCAGAGTGAGCCGGAAGTGGTGGCAAAGCTCCTGGCATCCAAAGCCGACCCCAATGTGTCAGAAGACAGTGAAGGATGGACGCCATTACATGTCGCATGTACCAGTGTGAGTTTCCCAAGTGTCCTCCACTTAATATCACATCATGCAGATGTGAATGCAGTAAACTCAGGAAATGCGACACCTCTACACCTGGCTGCCCAGCATGGCTGTTTGCCCATTGTAAAGGCTCTGCTGCTGAATGGAGCAGACAGGACTCTGCTTGACTCTTCTGGATCCACAGCTCTGAATGTGGCCCAGAGGtgggaaaaacaagaaatagTGCAACTACTGGAGAAGTAG